Proteins encoded together in one Nostoc sp. PCC 7524 window:
- a CDS encoding phosphotransferase, with product MPPFILSSQNVFEYLISLNLCTPDEQSLSKIELKPAKNFNLLVTFPEDRKLLVKQERHNPEGKTAGEFLLEWRIHDFVRIFPELSHIRPQLSEAVHFNWENSIIIFNYLDNYRDLMDFYIKENLSSFPIKVARAVGTTLASIHHVSINREEYREFFEVPTNNTSNHKSLNINRGLDRLTPEIFGKVPADGIKFFALYQRYDSLGQAIAELISAFTPCCLAHNDLKLNNILLSLDWETAEDDNIIRLIDWERGNWGDPANDLGTIIASYLQIWLYSMVTGKTIAIEESLRLAATPLYVLQPSIRELVTAYLSNFPQILEHRPDFLQRTMQFCGLALITGIQARLQYEKAFGNVGICMLQVAKSLLCRPEASIATIFGVEAAELLPSNLSPV from the coding sequence ATGCCACCATTTATCCTAAGTTCTCAGAATGTGTTTGAGTACCTAATTTCTCTGAATTTGTGTACTCCTGATGAGCAGTCATTAAGCAAAATTGAGCTAAAACCTGCTAAGAATTTTAATTTATTAGTTACGTTCCCTGAAGATAGAAAATTACTGGTTAAGCAAGAACGTCATAACCCCGAAGGCAAAACGGCTGGTGAGTTTTTGCTGGAATGGCGGATTCATGATTTTGTACGCATATTTCCAGAACTAAGTCACATCCGCCCCCAGCTATCAGAAGCAGTACATTTTAATTGGGAAAATTCGATTATTATTTTCAACTATCTTGATAACTATCGAGATTTAATGGATTTTTACATCAAAGAGAATTTAAGTTCATTTCCCATTAAAGTTGCAAGAGCCGTTGGGACTACCTTGGCATCGATTCATCATGTTTCGATTAACCGTGAAGAGTATCGAGAATTTTTTGAAGTTCCTACTAATAATACATCTAATCACAAATCTCTTAATATAAATCGCGGATTAGATAGACTCACTCCAGAAATTTTTGGGAAAGTTCCGGCTGATGGCATCAAATTTTTTGCATTATATCAACGTTACGATAGCTTAGGTCAGGCGATCGCAGAATTAATCAGTGCCTTTACTCCATGTTGTCTTGCTCATAATGACCTGAAGTTAAATAATATTCTTCTCTCCCTCGATTGGGAAACAGCAGAGGATGACAACATTATCCGCTTAATTGATTGGGAGAGAGGTAACTGGGGAGATCCCGCTAATGATTTGGGAACAATCATCGCCAGTTATCTACAAATCTGGCTATACAGTATGGTGACTGGTAAAACAATTGCCATTGAAGAATCTTTACGTCTAGCAGCCACCCCCTTGTATGTTCTTCAGCCTTCTATTAGAGAGTTAGTAACTGCTTATTTAAGTAATTTTCCACAGATTTTAGAACATCGTCCTGATTTCTTACAACGAACAATGCAATTTTGTGGTTTAGCTCTCATTACCGGCATTCAAGCACGACTTCAGTACGAAAAAGCCTTTGGAAATGTAGGTATTTGTATGCTGCAAGTCGCCAAAAGTTTGTTGTGTCGTCCAGAAGCATCTATCGCCACGATTTTTGGTGTCGAAGCCGCAGAACTTTTACCTAGCAATTTATCTCCTGTATAG
- a CDS encoding T3SS effector HopA1 family protein yields the protein MQLLDSLSVQLSGLSESLQVSLQDIIHKIEIQSQYCIKHPDYKPLELPESSVSRFQKLSSDLQDKYLSQQLRSFLYGIYYNGSLKSVLASDAEISNLAVNQNLENNTFLGVDIAFYDRLHENNRGKGYWSYGWRVVKEEIDGALAVFRDGLTLYVERDALQLPASLGDLIAIKMPKNLVQNGFYMAVADAGASKQHQTQEQTLVRVYFNLTPDGAVAVMDSLTTQLNALSIAFSFKALYNPSDYGRYDSAVLYFDKNDYEQALPVLQTIYTEHQSHFEEQVPLFTKPIAPGLAIAEEPKHRFAETESFGTHRCQIVANGLLEAWQQGNDTPDGRMASILKHFASLNIELQRPYLNPNSQDIYLPLKG from the coding sequence ATGCAACTATTAGATTCGCTGTCTGTTCAATTATCAGGTCTTTCAGAGTCATTGCAAGTATCACTGCAAGACATCATTCATAAGATTGAGATTCAGTCCCAGTATTGTATCAAGCATCCAGACTACAAACCTTTAGAATTACCAGAGTCTTCAGTCTCTCGGTTTCAAAAATTATCTTCAGATTTACAAGATAAGTATTTAAGTCAGCAACTGCGTAGTTTTCTCTACGGTATCTATTACAATGGCTCTTTAAAAAGTGTTTTGGCATCTGATGCAGAGATATCTAATTTAGCTGTCAACCAAAATTTAGAGAATAATACCTTTTTGGGTGTAGACATAGCTTTTTACGATCGCCTGCATGAAAATAACAGAGGTAAAGGCTACTGGAGCTATGGTTGGCGGGTAGTGAAAGAAGAAATAGATGGTGCTTTAGCAGTGTTTCGAGATGGTTTGACATTATATGTAGAACGTGATGCGCTGCAACTACCTGCTAGCTTAGGTGACTTGATTGCGATCAAAATGCCAAAAAATCTAGTGCAGAACGGATTTTATATGGCAGTTGCTGATGCAGGTGCATCGAAACAACATCAAACACAAGAGCAAACTCTGGTGCGTGTTTACTTCAACCTCACTCCAGATGGTGCGGTTGCAGTTATGGATAGTTTGACTACACAACTCAATGCTCTCTCTATTGCTTTTAGCTTTAAGGCTTTATACAATCCTTCCGATTATGGGCGCTACGATTCAGCAGTGCTGTATTTTGACAAAAATGACTATGAACAGGCGCTTCCTGTCTTACAAACGATTTATACAGAGCATCAATCGCATTTTGAAGAACAAGTTCCCCTATTTACTAAGCCTATCGCACCAGGGTTGGCGATCGCAGAAGAACCAAAGCATAGATTTGCGGAAACTGAGAGTTTTGGCACACACCGTTGTCAAATTGTCGCCAATGGTTTATTAGAAGCTTGGCAGCAGGGTAATGACACCCCAGATGGTAGGATGGCATCCATTCTCAAACATTTCGCTTCACTCAACATTGAGTTACAGCGTCCTTACCTCAATCCCAATTCTCAAGATATTTATCTTCCATTAAAAGGATAG
- a CDS encoding IS110 family transposase, whose translation MQVVYNRCAGLDVHKKTVVACVITPKSSSGWHKEIRTFTTMTQDLLKLSDWLTSHNCTHVAMESTGEYWRPVFNILEGNFEVMLVNARHIKAVPGRKTDIKDSQWIAELLQHGLLRASFIPPVEQRDLRDLTRHRSNFIRERVNLVNRVQKVLEAANIKLASVASDVMGVSGRAMLAAIVEGSASPELMADLAKGTMRKKHDLLIQALEGRVRPHQRFILAQLLCQIDSIDETIKCFDQQIEEYCRPFDQAVELVDTIPGVARRTAEIIVSEIGTDMSRFPSAEHLAAWAGVAPGNYESGGKKLCDGTRKGNRVLRTILVQAAHALARTKTYLAAQFRRLSARRGKKRAAVAVAHSILTIAYHLISRQEPYKDLGADYFDKHRHVSVKKRLIKRLEKLGYQVSVEPVPVAI comes from the coding sequence ATGCAGGTAGTCTACAATCGTTGTGCAGGACTAGATGTACACAAAAAGACGGTGGTAGCTTGTGTAATTACCCCGAAGTCTTCGTCCGGATGGCACAAGGAAATACGCACATTCACTACAATGACTCAGGACTTGTTAAAACTTTCTGACTGGTTAACAAGTCACAATTGTACTCATGTAGCAATGGAGAGTACTGGAGAGTACTGGCGACCTGTATTTAATATCCTAGAAGGAAACTTTGAAGTTATGTTAGTTAATGCCCGTCATATAAAAGCGGTGCCAGGACGCAAAACAGACATCAAAGATTCGCAGTGGATTGCCGAACTACTACAACATGGGTTGTTACGTGCGAGTTTTATTCCCCCTGTGGAGCAAAGAGATTTGCGCGATTTAACTCGTCATCGTAGCAATTTTATTCGCGAAAGAGTTAACTTAGTGAATCGAGTCCAAAAAGTGCTGGAAGCTGCTAATATCAAACTTGCCTCAGTTGCCAGTGACGTAATGGGTGTGTCAGGACGAGCAATGCTAGCTGCGATTGTTGAAGGTAGCGCTAGTCCTGAACTGATGGCGGACTTGGCAAAAGGAACCATGCGAAAAAAGCACGATTTACTGATTCAAGCACTTGAGGGTAGAGTTCGTCCTCATCAACGATTCATTCTTGCACAGCTACTGTGTCAAATTGATAGCATAGACGAAACAATTAAATGTTTTGACCAACAAATTGAGGAATATTGCCGCCCTTTCGACCAAGCGGTTGAGTTAGTTGACACCATACCTGGTGTTGCTCGTCGAACTGCTGAGATCATTGTCTCGGAAATTGGCACGGATATGAGTCGCTTCCCAAGTGCCGAACATTTGGCTGCTTGGGCTGGGGTTGCCCCTGGAAACTATGAAAGTGGCGGTAAGAAGCTTTGTGACGGCACTCGCAAAGGTAATCGAGTTTTACGAACTATTTTGGTTCAAGCTGCCCATGCTTTGGCTCGAACTAAAACTTACCTTGCTGCACAGTTTCGTCGTCTGTCGGCACGACGCGGAAAAAAACGCGCTGCGGTTGCTGTTGCACATTCTATTTTAACGATCGCTTACCATCTCATATCACGTCAAGAACCTTATAAAGATTTAGGAGCTGATTATTTCGACAAACATCGACATGTAAGTGTCAAGAAACGTTTGATTAAACGCCTAGAAAAACTTGGTTATCAAGTTAGTGTTGAACCTGTTCCGGTCGCAATTTAA
- a CDS encoding peptidylprolyl isomerase: MSKTIKISTEDMIEHLKLSCEVPTILEAIATKEIITETAEKLGIEISVTELQQAADSMRLANQLLKAEDTWNWLNKHYISLDDFEEMAKTNLLSAKLANHLFADKVEPFFYAHKIEYTGAVTYEVILDDEDLALELFYALQEGEISFQEIARQYIQNHEIRRAGGYQGIRYRRDFRPEIASAIFAATPPQILKPIITPKGVHIITVEEIITPQLDEQRRMQILRDLFTEWLQQQINAVEIIADLPTNDNSHLSPKLQQPA; encoded by the coding sequence ATGTCAAAAACCATTAAAATCTCTACCGAGGACATGATTGAACATCTAAAATTGTCCTGTGAAGTTCCGACAATTTTAGAAGCGATCGCTACCAAAGAAATAATTACTGAAACTGCCGAAAAATTAGGAATAGAAATCAGTGTTACTGAACTACAACAGGCAGCAGATAGTATGCGATTAGCTAACCAATTGTTAAAAGCAGAAGATACTTGGAATTGGCTGAATAAACATTACATCTCTTTAGATGATTTTGAAGAAATGGCTAAAACTAACTTATTATCTGCTAAATTGGCTAATCATTTATTTGCAGATAAAGTTGAACCATTTTTTTACGCCCATAAAATTGAATATACTGGAGCCGTAACTTATGAAGTTATCTTAGATGATGAAGACTTGGCTTTAGAACTATTTTATGCCTTGCAAGAAGGGGAAATCAGTTTCCAAGAAATTGCTCGCCAATATATCCAAAATCATGAAATTCGTCGTGCTGGTGGTTATCAAGGAATTCGCTATCGGCGTGATTTTAGACCAGAAATTGCATCTGCTATTTTTGCTGCTACTCCTCCCCAGATTCTCAAACCAATAATTACTCCCAAGGGGGTGCATATAATTACTGTTGAAGAAATTATTACACCTCAATTAGATGAACAACGACGAATGCAAATTTTAAGAGATTTATTTACCGAGTGGTTACAGCAACAAATAAATGCAGTAGAAATCATCGCGGATTTACCCACCAATGATAATTCTCACTTATCTCCAAAACTACAGCAACCAGCTTAA
- a CDS encoding HlyD family efflux transporter periplasmic adaptor subunit, whose amino-acid sequence MPQIISHNSSSVLVKPQPQQLQPVEQPDHLLEENSQADSNDWFYGTEELLDALPQRWTRATLYFLISFALIVLPWSMLSKVDETGTARGRLEPQGATQKLGIPVPGKVRMVNVSEGSTVKAGQVLLELDADVLQTELQQAQTRLEGLINRQAQQELLKNQLMLAINIQEQQNQAQELEKMAQVNQAQQALDATQSTYNLKKLEQQALVEQARQRINATQINQKLAHSRWQRDLREVLRYRQLLKQGAIPQIKIVELENTAEDSQRSVLQTQSEMAQAQLRLQEEMSRYHATISQIRADIQQAKLRLQEQLNSYQSIVQAGKLAVLKSQEQLKDLQTQLATLQSEINQTKSQIASFQLQLQQRVVRSPIDGTIFELPIDKPGPVVEAGQLVAQIAPNNTPLILKAQMPSQHSGFLQVGMPVKIKFDAYPFQDYGVLQGRVSWISPDSKIQTTNQGSVETYEMDITIDNPYIQAGNKRIPLTPGQTASAEVIIRQRRVIDFILDPFKKLQKGGLEL is encoded by the coding sequence ATGCCACAGATAATATCCCACAATTCATCCTCTGTACTCGTTAAACCACAGCCACAACAGCTGCAACCAGTCGAACAACCTGATCATCTTCTTGAGGAAAACTCTCAAGCGGACTCCAACGATTGGTTTTACGGTACAGAAGAACTCTTAGATGCCTTACCCCAACGTTGGACACGCGCCACGCTGTATTTTTTGATTAGCTTTGCGCTCATTGTCTTACCTTGGTCGATGTTGAGCAAAGTTGATGAAACAGGAACCGCCAGGGGACGCTTAGAACCACAAGGAGCAACACAAAAGTTAGGGATTCCAGTCCCTGGCAAGGTGAGGATGGTTAATGTCTCCGAAGGCAGCACCGTTAAAGCTGGACAGGTTTTACTAGAACTGGATGCTGACGTTCTGCAAACAGAGCTACAACAAGCACAAACTCGGTTAGAAGGACTGATTAATCGTCAGGCACAGCAGGAATTACTCAAAAACCAACTGATGCTAGCGATTAACATCCAAGAGCAGCAAAACCAAGCCCAGGAATTGGAAAAAATGGCTCAGGTGAATCAAGCCCAACAAGCTCTGGATGCTACACAGAGTACGTATAATTTAAAAAAACTAGAACAACAAGCTTTAGTAGAGCAAGCTAGACAGAGAATCAATGCCACCCAAATCAACCAGAAGTTAGCCCATAGTCGTTGGCAAAGAGATTTAAGAGAAGTCTTACGCTATCGCCAACTTTTAAAACAGGGTGCCATTCCCCAAATCAAAATTGTGGAACTAGAAAACACCGCCGAAGACAGCCAGCGTTCTGTTTTACAAACCCAATCTGAGATGGCACAGGCGCAACTGCGTTTACAAGAGGAAATGAGCCGCTATCACGCTACTATTAGTCAAATTCGAGCAGATATCCAACAAGCTAAACTACGTTTACAAGAACAACTAAATAGTTATCAGAGTATTGTCCAAGCTGGCAAACTGGCAGTTTTAAAGAGCCAAGAACAACTTAAAGACTTACAAACACAGCTGGCTACTTTACAGTCAGAAATTAATCAAACTAAGAGCCAGATAGCATCATTCCAGCTTCAGTTGCAGCAAAGGGTAGTGCGATCGCCTATTGATGGCACAATTTTTGAGTTACCTATCGATAAACCAGGGCCTGTAGTAGAAGCTGGACAATTAGTTGCTCAAATCGCACCGAACAATACACCTTTAATATTAAAAGCCCAAATGCCTAGTCAACACAGTGGTTTCTTGCAGGTAGGAATGCCAGTCAAAATCAAGTTCGATGCTTATCCTTTCCAAGATTATGGAGTATTGCAAGGACGTGTGAGTTGGATTTCGCCAGACTCAAAAATCCAAACAACTAATCAAGGCAGTGTAGAAACCTACGAGATGGATATCACCATAGATAATCCATATATCCAAGCTGGTAACAAACGCATTCCTTTAACTCCAGGACAAACAGCATCAGCAGAGGTAATTATTCGTCAGCGTCGAGTCATTGACTTTATCTTAGACCCATTCAAAAAGTTGCAAAAAGGCGGTTTAGAGCTTTAA
- a CDS encoding peptidase domain-containing ABC transporter: MPSGFSQQYLAQQLTQTLGESLSEQEIQKCIQSLEIIEPPIAKQFWQATTASAGIYIVLGGKVRLLDSFLNLITTLSTGSSFGELTLFPEVEFSPYVARASANLKLAYVRQSVLAYLMREHPNIRDRLQKQAETWDLLIFCCQNSLLPQNSSVEDTLKALFLFERHSLEVNSPPNHPFPDAKLWLLCRGELVDHQGQTFTPGTISIVTNLNNWQVTQSTVIYILKNANWQIAIEYWPKLLELVNSETGTNPKSSIPNPQSPIPSPQFPVPNLQSRQSAQVGKPAHAAGSPIPSPQSPIPNPQPKQRRAYFPSPQVQVSHWWGRLTKRYPFFAQQSATDCGAACLVMISRYWGKRLSVNRVRDLANVSRSGASLRHLTAAAETIGFTTRPVKASLDKLAQQTLPAIAHWENKHYIVVYEITKKRVIVGDPAIGQRTLSIGEFKTGWTGYALLLQPTSGLKETEEASTPFWQMWELVKPHSRVLLEVFGASVLIQLFGLITPLFTQLLLDRVIVQGSTLTLNAVGLGLVIFGLFRVAVNGLRQYLLDHTANRISISLLVGFIKHTFRLPLAFFESRYVGDIVSRVQENQKIQRFLTGEALSIILDLLTVFIYVGLMFWYSAAMAWVSLAIVPPFFILALVATPFLRRISREVFSATANENSYLIQCLSGIRSIRSMAIEQTVRWQWEELLNQVIRKTFNGQIISNQLQIFSSTIETLVTTGLLWLGAWLVIQNQLTIGQLVAFNMLLGNIIRPFQRLVVLWNQLQEVVISTERINDVLEAEPEEDLHLHPRQFLPKLRGHIRFENVTFRYHAESDINVLENLSFEILPEQTVAVVGRSGSGKTTLSKLILGLYLPTDGKVLIDGHDVTSIALRSLRSQIGVVDQDTFLFGGTIRENINIAHPEATIEEIITAAQLAGADEFIQKMPMGYETEIGEGGGMLSGGQRQRLAIARALLGNPRLLVLDEATSHLDSESERIIQHNLRTILQGRTSLIIAHRLSTVRHADLILVLDRGLLVESGTHDELITRKGHYYYLNQQQLATTG, from the coding sequence ATGCCATCAGGGTTTTCTCAGCAATATTTAGCTCAACAACTCACCCAAACCTTGGGTGAGTCTTTGTCAGAACAAGAAATTCAAAAGTGTATTCAATCACTAGAAATTATCGAACCACCGATCGCCAAGCAGTTTTGGCAGGCTACTACAGCATCGGCGGGAATTTACATCGTTCTTGGGGGTAAAGTTAGACTCCTAGATAGTTTTTTAAACTTAATTACCACCCTCTCAACAGGATCATCATTTGGCGAACTGACTTTATTTCCAGAAGTAGAGTTTAGCCCTTATGTGGCTAGAGCCTCTGCAAACTTAAAACTGGCTTATGTGCGTCAATCAGTTTTAGCATATTTGATGCGCGAACACCCGAATATTCGCGATCGCCTCCAGAAACAAGCCGAAACTTGGGACTTACTGATATTCTGTTGTCAAAACTCCTTATTACCGCAAAATAGCTCAGTTGAGGACACACTCAAAGCCTTATTTTTATTTGAACGACACTCCTTAGAAGTTAACTCCCCCCCAAATCACCCATTTCCAGATGCCAAACTGTGGCTATTATGTCGGGGTGAATTAGTTGATCATCAAGGGCAGACATTCACACCCGGAACCATCTCCATTGTTACCAACCTCAACAACTGGCAGGTAACACAATCAACAGTCATTTACATTCTCAAGAATGCTAATTGGCAAATAGCCATAGAATACTGGCCCAAGTTATTAGAACTCGTCAACTCCGAAACAGGGACAAACCCCAAATCCTCAATCCCCAATCCCCAGTCCCCAATCCCCAGTCCCCAATTCCCAGTCCCCAATCTCCAATCACGCCAGTCCGCTCAAGTCGGGAAACCCGCCCACGCGGCTGGCTCCCCAATCCCCAGTCCCCAATCCCCAATCCCCAATCCTCAACCCAAACAACGCCGAGCCTATTTTCCCAGCCCGCAAGTTCAGGTGAGTCATTGGTGGGGACGCTTGACAAAGCGGTATCCGTTTTTTGCTCAACAAAGTGCTACAGACTGTGGTGCAGCCTGCTTAGTGATGATTAGTCGCTATTGGGGTAAGCGTTTGAGTGTCAATCGGGTGCGGGATTTAGCCAATGTTAGCCGCAGTGGTGCATCACTCAGGCATTTAACAGCAGCCGCCGAAACCATAGGCTTTACTACCCGGCCAGTAAAAGCTAGTTTGGATAAATTAGCACAACAAACCCTACCAGCGATCGCTCATTGGGAAAATAAGCACTACATTGTAGTTTACGAGATTACTAAAAAGCGGGTAATTGTTGGTGATCCGGCAATTGGGCAACGCACCCTGAGTATTGGCGAATTTAAAACTGGTTGGACTGGCTATGCTTTATTATTGCAACCCACATCTGGACTGAAGGAAACCGAAGAAGCCAGTACCCCATTTTGGCAAATGTGGGAATTAGTCAAACCCCACTCGCGGGTACTGCTAGAAGTGTTTGGTGCTTCGGTATTAATTCAGTTATTTGGACTGATTACACCCTTATTTACCCAATTGTTACTAGACCGTGTAATTGTCCAAGGCAGCACACTGACATTAAACGCCGTCGGTTTAGGTTTAGTCATCTTTGGTTTATTTCGGGTTGCTGTTAATGGATTGCGGCAATATTTGCTAGATCACACAGCCAACCGCATTAGTATCTCATTATTGGTAGGTTTTATTAAACATACCTTCCGCTTACCCTTGGCGTTTTTTGAGTCGCGTTACGTTGGCGATATTGTCTCCCGTGTCCAGGAAAATCAGAAAATTCAGCGATTTTTGACGGGGGAAGCCCTGTCAATCATCTTGGATTTGCTGACGGTGTTTATCTATGTAGGATTGATGTTTTGGTACAGTGCGGCTATGGCATGGGTGAGTTTAGCCATTGTGCCGCCGTTTTTTATCCTGGCATTGGTGGCTACACCGTTTTTGCGCCGCATTAGTCGGGAAGTTTTTAGTGCGACAGCTAATGAAAACAGTTATTTAATTCAATGCTTGTCGGGGATTCGCTCAATTCGCTCGATGGCGATTGAGCAGACAGTGCGCTGGCAGTGGGAAGAACTGCTCAATCAGGTGATCAGAAAAACCTTCAACGGGCAGATCATTAGTAATCAGTTACAGATTTTTAGTTCCACTATCGAAACACTGGTAACTACAGGATTGCTATGGCTGGGGGCGTGGTTGGTGATTCAAAATCAACTGACAATTGGTCAATTAGTTGCTTTTAATATGTTGTTGGGCAACATTATTCGCCCTTTCCAGCGATTAGTGGTGCTGTGGAATCAATTGCAAGAAGTAGTGATTTCCACAGAACGCATCAACGACGTTTTAGAAGCCGAACCAGAAGAAGATTTACATCTTCACCCCCGGCAGTTTTTGCCCAAATTACGCGGACATATTCGCTTTGAAAATGTCACCTTCCGTTATCATGCCGAAAGTGATATTAACGTGCTGGAGAATCTCAGCTTTGAAATTCTGCCTGAGCAAACGGTGGCTGTAGTTGGGCGGAGTGGCTCAGGTAAAACCACCTTATCTAAATTGATTTTGGGGTTATATCTGCCGACAGATGGCAAAGTGTTAATTGACGGCCACGATGTGACTAGCATTGCCTTGCGATCGCTGCGTTCTCAAATCGGCGTTGTGGATCAAGATACCTTTTTATTTGGCGGCACTATCCGCGAAAATATTAACATTGCTCACCCAGAAGCCACCATAGAAGAAATCATCACGGCGGCACAATTAGCCGGAGCAGATGAATTTATTCAAAAAATGCCAATGGGCTACGAAACAGAAATTGGTGAAGGTGGCGGGATGTTATCTGGGGGACAACGCCAACGCCTAGCGATCGCCCGTGCTTTATTGGGAAATCCTCGCCTATTAGTTTTAGATGAAGCCACCAGCCATCTAGATTCGGAATCCGAACGGATTATTCAACACAACCTAAGAACCATTCTTCAAGGACGCACCAGCTTAATTATTGCCCATCGCCTGTCCACCGTGCGTCATGCTGACCTGATTCTGGTGTTAGATCGCGGCTTATTAGTCGAAAGCGGTACTCATGATGAGTTAATTACCAGAAAAGGTCATTACTACTATCTCAACCAACAACAGCTGGCAACAACAGGTTGA
- a CDS encoding helix-turn-helix domain-containing protein has product MADYSQHDLAFDGYDLQESKFLTPFQRKALLKNLQANLQPEYRRRIEIMLLADMGKSQTQICEKLGCSQEMARYWIGIAEAGLAHKWNERPIGRPKIVNNQYIERLKELVSNSPRDYGYAFSHWTAQWLSKHLASELGITISDRHINRLLKQMGLSTKRKNSPPKEIESAPDNSITISDLQSKSETNVNWSLNLMQSNQ; this is encoded by the coding sequence ATGGCAGACTATTCTCAACACGATCTAGCTTTTGACGGTTATGACTTGCAAGAAAGTAAGTTTTTAACACCGTTTCAACGCAAGGCTTTACTAAAAAATTTACAAGCTAATTTACAGCCAGAATATCGGCGGCGCATTGAAATTATGTTACTGGCAGATATGGGTAAATCACAAACTCAAATCTGTGAAAAATTGGGTTGCTCCCAAGAGATGGCGCGTTACTGGATTGGTATAGCAGAGGCAGGTTTAGCACACAAATGGAATGAGCGACCCATAGGAAGACCTAAAATTGTCAATAACCAATATATTGAAAGATTAAAAGAATTAGTCAGTAATAGCCCTCGTGATTATGGCTATGCTTTTAGTCATTGGACAGCACAATGGTTAAGCAAACATCTAGCATCAGAACTAGGGATTACTATTAGCGATCGCCACATTAATCGCTTGCTCAAACAAATGGGACTTTCTACCAAACGCAAAAATTCTCCCCCCAAAGAAATTGAATCGGCACCAGATAATAGCATTACCATCTCTGACTTGCAATCCAAGTCTGAAACCAATGTGAATTGGTCATTAAATTTGATGCAGAGCAACCAATAA
- a CDS encoding peptidylprolyl isomerase, translating to MSDLSKTLIAPEEIVNFLKQEMNFKEVYQKILFNKVIGQVAEERGITVTTEEIEAEANRQRREKRLEKAADTMAWLADQLVTPDDWEIGIRDRLLSQKLAHVLFAEEVEAFFIKNKLDFEQVILYQIIVNSEKLAQEIYYQIEDGEISFYEAAHLYDINYTRRQKCGYEGKIYRFNLQLNIASVVFRSQPQELIGPLQTEQGYHLLMIKELLPAELTPEKYRELLNNMFHKWLDIELNTRLNSLFTC from the coding sequence ATGAGTGACTTGAGCAAAACATTGATTGCACCAGAAGAGATTGTTAACTTCCTGAAACAAGAGATGAATTTCAAGGAAGTTTATCAAAAGATTTTGTTTAATAAGGTGATTGGGCAAGTAGCTGAGGAACGCGGAATTACTGTAACAACAGAGGAAATAGAAGCTGAGGCTAACCGCCAGCGTCGTGAGAAGCGTTTGGAGAAAGCCGCCGATACAATGGCTTGGTTAGCGGATCAGTTAGTTACTCCTGATGATTGGGAAATAGGTATTCGCGATCGCTTATTGTCTCAGAAATTAGCTCATGTCTTGTTTGCTGAGGAAGTCGAAGCTTTTTTTATCAAAAATAAACTAGATTTTGAACAAGTCATTCTCTATCAAATCATCGTTAATTCTGAAAAACTAGCACAAGAAATTTACTATCAAATTGAAGATGGGGAAATTAGCTTTTATGAAGCTGCTCACCTTTATGATATTAATTATACACGTAGACAAAAATGTGGTTACGAGGGTAAAATTTACCGTTTTAACCTCCAATTAAATATAGCCTCTGTTGTATTTAGGTCACAACCTCAAGAATTAATTGGACCGCTTCAAACTGAGCAGGGTTATCATCTGTTAATGATCAAAGAACTCTTACCTGCTGAATTAACTCCTGAAAAATATCGAGAACTTCTCAATAATATGTTTCATAAATGGCTGGATATAGAGTTAAATACTAGACTGAATTCATTGTTCACTTGTTGA